From Ictidomys tridecemlineatus isolate mIctTri1 chromosome 8 unlocalized genomic scaffold, mIctTri1.hap1 SUPER_8_unloc_1, whole genome shotgun sequence:
tttaaattagattaatttatattaaatgatagtataatttgtatttcaaaatatattaaattttgtttaaattaattttaataaaaaggttctgaatggttttagaaactacaggtgtcggagaagtatgtgctatgcaatctgctttttctcttctctgatttcacctacttaagctagaaacttttgattcatcttttaccttaatttatcaaaaggttgtaactactcctattttaaagcttttcatctttcaaaaactgttgttagcttatttctctccccaacttgttttgatccaatgttttataaaatgtgtttataagaattattgtagagcccccaatagtatgtagataagcagtccagatatttaatgatacattcttACTAATTAACTTTTCCATTGGCAATGGATCACGTGATCCCACTTTGGGGTTGACTCAGAAATACTCTTCCTTCTGGACATGTTTATCATCTGGAAAACTCAATTAATGTGAAGTGACTttcgtagagaaatggaaatcggcaaaatggataggggtcatagaatttggattcaaggcatcttagaatttatccactAAGCTTCCTGTTTAGGTCCTCCCCATTGGAATTTTCGCTTGGTAGTTGTACAGTGTTATCTTggataaactaaatattctcaacgttttgcaacactatatttggttttcatgtactCTAAATCGGAGACATCCTTCTTATGggttgggtttttcttgtttcctgtaattacatgtatcgtttttatcttaatgccattaagtgaggttggaactagtggttcaagaaggctgctctgtacagttgctcgctaaagtacatcagaattgataactggtgatgattatctgctacattggaacaaaattctataaacaaaaagtgctacaaaaaacaaaacaaattttttttttaaagtactatagcaaaaaatcacaacaacaacaacaactaaagaaataaaataaaatacccagtagCTATCCACTTACATATACcagctgttttgctttctctttttgtctacaaacacatgagtactttttcaaaaggccatgctgtaaaacataaaaaaaaaaaagggttatggCTTCTTtagaataatgctaaatatttagaagatcctgGAGTACAGCTCTGGCCCTATTGTCCGGGGACACTGGCAACGGTGTAAAGGTGGGTTTAAAAAGAGGATGCCCTGGTCCACCAAGTCCAACTCCAGCTAGGTTACTAAGAGGCACAGCTGCAGAACGTGGAACCAAGAGTGGATTCCCGTTGGTGCTTCTGCCAGCTCTTAATTTGGCTCCATCTTTAACATTTCCTGGTAAAGAGTTCTGGGAAAGAACTCTGAAGCACAGGTTGTTGATTTGGTTTCAGAGGTATGTCGGGGACACTTTTTGAAGCCCCTCCAAGCCAACTCCTCATCCACTTACCGACACCACCATAAGAATCTTTATTCAGCAAGTGCTGCATTTGGTCCTTTGGAATGTCCAGGATGCTCCCCATCAACTGCAATGCTTCAGGACGTTTGCCTTTTGGTGTCTGGAGATGAGCGATAAAAAGGTTTTGCATGAGGACTTTGTCCACTTTTCCTTCTGCGCTGTTGCCCAAAGTGGACGATTTCTGTTGTGCGTGGTCCAACATTTCTTTTCGGggctccttttgttttttcagttcttccatCTGTTCTTCCTCGAGATCTAAGTCTTCTCTCGGTCTGGAAGCAGAATCCAACAGAGCATTCGCTTGATCCAAACGTTCCCGCAGTGATGCTACTTCTCCTTCTAGCTTTTCGGCCTTGTTCTTCCATTCAGCTATTGACTGTTTTTCTTTGGCTAATTCGGCAGAATGCagagctttctcttcttcttggaaGTGCTCTAGAACCCTTTTCAGGCTACTTGATGACAGGGCACACTGTACTTCTTGGTCCCGTAAGTGTTGAACCTCGTTTTCTcttaggatttttactttggtctcttgaaaaatatcagaattcaatgtttgagcatctcctctctcaccaggcaactgggcttttagttcttcaatagttttctgcaagttcttaatttcctcctctaaaattaacTGGCTATACGCAGCATTCATCTGCTCATATTGGTacttaaattcatccatttcctcctcctgctcctgtaaagactgaagtagttgcattttacgctggttttgattttcagttatattcagatggtcttgaatttcatcttccagatgatttttgactatattcagttgagatacctccaattctagttctgtgatagcatcaagagcttcaggctcagccactggtacagcttgattgtgctgttcccgaagtatttccagttctactcgcagatagttgttttctgctttcacgtaggtaagacttctgtcctttctttcaacggattgccttaaagtttcattttctcttaaggcctgagaacacttatctaaatccttttgtagttgtgaacttttttcttcgagtttttcaataaaaacttctttctcatttatgactTGTGTCAATCGCTCCTCTTCTTCTATGTAAGATGCcaaaatttcctcagtttctttttcatcagcagtcatttgctcaatattctttttgagtcctgctatttcaaagtccttctcttgattgagttgaagtgcacattcgtgtttcagctttaagtaagaggtcttcaaattgtgtgcattggagagttcctcaatagtctgcctgtgattatttgcttcttccaacagtcttttttctgcctggtgcagtttggcttcagtctcttctttgtctctttggagaGTCTCCGTGATAGTGTCTCTTTCTTGAGAGATCTGATTGTAAGCAGCAATAGATTCTTCCAACTTACGCCTTACATCGTCACGtgctaaaatcaacatttcattttccgtCTTGAGTTCAACAGCAACTCTCGTTAAGTTTTCATTGAGCTGTTCCTCTTGAGAAAGATTTTGCCTTAGGTTGCTCACTTCAGCTTCTCGTTCTTTAAGCATGTCATCCTTCCAGTGACTGTTCGAGTCTTCGTtcagagaagttggatacttactcttaaatccagacagctcctcttcaagttgtctaatgtgatccttaagccccaggttttcctgctggaggtttaaactatttttttgtgactgatttagcTGATCTACTAAATCTTCCACTTTACCTTCAAGCTTCTGCttagttaaatgcaaatcactgaggctctgcgcattctcagttaacttctccttctgcacatgcAACTCTTGGGATATGTTCATTTGCTCATCCTCAAGTTGACGAACTCTCTTTTTTCCATCATCTCGATCTTGTTCCAACTTCTTGATGACAAGGtctccttcattttgttgtttggatagctcatcttgtatcaaaatcatgtgctttgtagcttcctgattctgatgatccagttcttctaactcagctatcagcattttcttctcattggtagtctgattcagttcttcctcctttgccttcaagtgaagttttaagtctagtaattgtacattcaaattcacgtctgttgaagctctgcttttcatgacttgatagtcacagctcaattttgacagtgacatctgaagttcctctttttcttgactcaatgatgacttctctttttctaaagcttcaacatgcattttaagtttcagattgtcttcagcaaggCGGTTATCCTGGTTTAAACCACTTAGTCTCACGATTTCCTTCTCCGCATCAGCCAGGGCTCGTTGAAGCCTGAGCACTTCTTCCACTGCTGAATGCTGAGGAagggttcttcccttttctgccacagtagaactctgctcccaaactgaaatttcatGCTGATGATCATCTATGTCTGGACTGTGGTTTGGTTGAAGAGTCTTGATAGTATTTAGTACTTTGCAGATTTCACTCGAGTCAGAATGGtgtgttccctgagcctcagcaatctgcctcgagtggccaacttcagattcctgttttgcaacttcagttgataatctgtttgtttcttgttgtgaTACAATTATGTCACTAAAGTCCGTGTCATCATCACGAAAGGCTGAAGAATGACTACCGATCAGGGAACCGAACGGAGCCGGTGCGGTTGTTGTTGGCACACCACAAGCTCCCGAGCGTACTGATTGAGCAGCTGCCCGTAGTTGGAACATTTGATCTTGCAGTACAGTCTGTCCTGCTTTAAGATGGCTGACCTCTACCTCTTTCTGTTGCAGTTGATCTTGGCAACTTACAGACTGATGGTTTCTTTGTAGCTCTGGcgcttcatgcttttcttccaggtcagTACAATACTTTTTCGGTCTTTCATTCTCACATCTTAGTGTGGAATCAGtggtttccatttcctttctccgaCAATGATGTAAAGCTGCTTCTGGGTCTCCTAAGTCATCCGGAAGCATGTCCCTGGTGAGGGTGGAGCTATGGCCGGTGAGGAAAGCCAAGCTGCTCCCCACCTGAGCCAAGAAGTGGCCcaagcctgagcccaggcctccaaACCAGGCCGACATCGTGGCCACTTCAGCGAGCCATcggaccagctctgagaagcgcgTCCATCACCATCCACTTCTCTGCCCCAAACGTCCTCCGGCGTTG
This genomic window contains:
- the LOC144372284 gene encoding LOW QUALITY PROTEIN: thyroid receptor-interacting protein 11-like (The sequence of the model RefSeq protein was modified relative to this genomic sequence to represent the inferred CDS: inserted 2 bases in 1 codon), yielding MSAWFGGLGSGLGHFLAQVGSSLAFLTGHSSTLTRDMLPDDLGDPEAALHHCRRKEMETTDSTLRCENERPKKYCTDLEEKHEAPELQRNHQSVSCQDQLQQKEVEVSHLKAGQTVLQDQMFQLRAAAQSVRSGACGVPTTTAPAPFGSLIGSHSSAFRDDDTDFSDIIVSQQETNRLSTEVAKQESEVGHSRQIAEAQGTHHSDSSEICKVLNTIKTLQPNHSPDIDDHQHEISVWEQSSTVAEKGRTLPQHSAVEEVLRLQRALADAEKEIVRLSGLNQDNRLAEDNLKLKMHVEALEKEKSSLSQEKEELQMSLSKLSCDYQVMKSRASTDVNLNVQLLDLKLHLKAKEEELNQTTNEKKMLIAELEELDHQNQEATKHMILIQDELSKQQNEGDLVIKKLEQDRDDGKKRVRQLEDEQMNISQELHVQKEKLTENAQSLSDLHLTKQKLEGKVEDLVDQLNQSQKNSLNLQQENLGLKDHIRQLEEELSGFKSKYPTSLNEDSNSHWKDDMLKEREAEVSNLRQNLSQEEQLNENLTRVAVELKTENEMLILARDDVRRKLEESIAAYNQISQERDTITETLQRDKEETEAKLHQAEKRLLEEANNHRQTIEELSNAHNLKTSYLKLKHECALQLNQEKDFEIAGLKKNIEQMTADEKETEEILASYIEEEERLTQVINEKEVFIEKLEEKSSQLQKDLDKCSQALRENETLRQSVERKDRSLTYVKAENNYLRVELEILREQHNQAVPVAEPEALDAITELELEVSQLNIVKNHLEDEIQDHLNITENQNQRKMQLLQSLQEQEEEMDEFKYQYEQMNAAYSQLILEEEIKNLQKTIEELKAQLPGERGDAQTLNSDIFQETKVKILRENEVQHLRDQEVQCALSSSSLKRVLEHFQEEEKALHSAELAKEKQSIAEWKNKAEKLEGEVASLRERLDQANALLDSASRPREDLDLEEEQMEELKKQKEPRKEMLDHAQQKSSTLGNSAEGKVDKVLMQNLFIAHLQTPKGKRPEALQLMGSILDIPKDQMQHLLNKDSYGGVGKWMRSWLGGASKSVPDIPLKPNQQPVLQSSFPELFTRKCLINALCQFSSKIALVPMELVRWLAEVATMSAWFGGLGSGLGHFLAQVGSSLAFLTGHSSTLTRDMLPDDLGDPEAALHHCRRKEMETTDSTLRCENERPKKYCTDLEEKHEAPELQRNHQSVSCQDQLQQKEVEVSHLKAGQTVLQDQMFQLRAAAQSVRSGACGVPTTTAPAPFGSLIGSHSSAFRDDDTDFSDIISKYPTSLNEDSNSHWKDDMLKEREAEVSNLRQNLSQEEQLNENLTRVAVELKTENEMLILARDDDAQTLNSDIFQETKVKILRENEVQHLRDQEVQCALSSSSLKRVLEHFQEEEKALHSAELAKEKQSIAEWKNKAEKLEGEVASLRERLDQANALLDSASRPREDLDLEEEQMEELKKQKEPRKEMLDHAQQKSSTLGNSAEGKVDKVLMQNLFIAHLQTPKGKRPEALQLMGSILDIPKDQMQHLLNKDSYGGVGKWMRSWLGGASKSVPDIPLKPNQQPVLQSSFPELFXPGNVKDGAKLRAGRSTNGNPLLVPRSAAVPLSNLAGVGLGGPGHPLFKPTFTPLPVSPDNRARAVLQDLLNI